GCATCAGCTATCTGATTTTTATGTCGGGCCTTGTGGTGCCGGGCGTTATTTTTATGTTCACACATCAGGGCCCGTTCTATCTCTTTATGGGCCTTTTGTTCTGCGGCGGGTTCTTCTCATTCATTCTCATCAACATGATGGAGTATGCGAAGCAGCGCCAGCTCTTCGATGCGCGCCAGAAACTCGCGGTTTTTAATTCAGAACTCACACGCAAAGATGCCGAACTCGATCAAGAGCTGCTGTTTGCCTCGCACATTCAAATGGGAATATTTCCCGAACCACGGCTCACGATCAGCGAATATACCTTTCAGACGACGATTCTGCCGCTCGGTCGCATCTCGGGTGACTACTGCGATGTCGTGCAGCGCGGCGATATCACCTTCGCGCTTGTCGCCGATGCCTCGGGGCATGGCGTGCCGGCGGCGATGCTGACGATGGCGGCAAAAAACGTCTTCAGCAATGTGCTCACAGAAAAAATTTCACCTGCTGCTGCGCTGGCGCAGGCGAACCACGAAATTCTGAAAATGATCAAAACGCAAGACTTCATGACCGGGTTCTTGCTGAAATTGTATCCGTCGGGTTTGGTGGAGTTTTCAAATGCCGCACACCCTTCGGCATTTTTTCAGACGCGCGCAGGTGACATGCGCCTCTTAGACACTTCGGGCTTTATTCTCGGTGGGCTCGACGACGTCGATGCGCTGTACGAAAACGGCAGCGTACAGATGCGCCCGGGTGACCGGTTGTTTGCCTATACCGATGGCGTTACCGAATCAGCGAATGCGGCGAATCACTTCTACGGCGTCGATCGCCTCGAAAAAATGCTCCGCATCACCCGCGGCCTTGATCTCGGCCGTGTGACCACCCGCATCTTCTCAGATATGGTTTCGTTCGCTGAGGGTGTGCCGTTTCGCGACGACATCGCGATGATGGTGATCGAATATAACCAGACTTAACAGGTTCTTATTTCAGCAGCGCGATACCCTGCGGTAGTTGCAGAAAAACGCCATTGTTGGTTTTCACGATGCGTTCAACCGGCAGATCGCGCCGGTGCAGCAGTAACCCGCGTTCGTCGGCAATGATAGCGTGGCCCGACCGGTGTGTGATAA
The sequence above is a segment of the Turneriella parva DSM 21527 genome. Coding sequences within it:
- a CDS encoding PP2C family protein-serine/threonine phosphatase, whose product is MNKPTTKKRLMNLLFGDPEAEAMGMGGGFVLFPRRLPPDLDVLFFDEYIRALRMPVIWVTILVYAIVLIGICYYQSKFAYLTQWAVISVFIGFVTILDIYFFWELTKKWGYQNQLTLLNTLLGLLVSSLAWGIFMSWETMPDHYIGMMTTIIGSILGAAAVILSYSRISYLIFMSGLVVPGVIFMFTHQGPFYLFMGLLFCGGFFSFILINMMEYAKQRQLFDARQKLAVFNSELTRKDAELDQELLFASHIQMGIFPEPRLTISEYTFQTTILPLGRISGDYCDVVQRGDITFALVADASGHGVPAAMLTMAAKNVFSNVLTEKISPAAALAQANHEILKMIKTQDFMTGFLLKLYPSGLVEFSNAAHPSAFFQTRAGDMRLLDTSGFILGGLDDVDALYENGSVQMRPGDRLFAYTDGVTESANAANHFYGVDRLEKMLRITRGLDLGRVTTRIFSDMVSFAEGVPFRDDIAMMVIEYNQT